The following coding sequences lie in one Candidatus Eisenbacteria bacterium genomic window:
- the jag gene encoding RNA-binding cell elongation regulator Jag/EloR, which translates to MRSIETEAGTIDEAIERALEALQVTRDKVELEILEYTTRGLLGLGGKRARVRATIRVPRAMGEAVGAEDLVSRGTPGELNGAPADVVDPVRAVLERILSALGVDVPVEVRGPTEDGLTLELIGQDTGIVIGRHGQTLDAIEYLLNRIVAQRGRTSIRISVDVEGYRERRRESLELTARRLAAQAKKTGRPESLSPMSPRDRRIVHLALSEDEGVTTRSEGEGSYRRVVIIPSRSAGRARSGA; encoded by the coding sequence ATGCGATCGATCGAGACGGAGGCCGGAACGATCGATGAGGCAATCGAGCGGGCCCTGGAAGCCCTCCAGGTGACGCGCGACAAAGTCGAGCTCGAGATCCTCGAGTACACGACGCGAGGTTTGCTGGGCCTGGGCGGAAAACGCGCTCGTGTCCGAGCGACCATCCGCGTGCCGCGAGCGATGGGCGAGGCCGTCGGGGCCGAGGATCTGGTTTCCCGGGGAACCCCGGGAGAGCTGAACGGTGCGCCTGCGGACGTCGTCGACCCGGTGCGGGCCGTGCTCGAAAGGATCCTGAGTGCGCTGGGCGTCGACGTCCCCGTCGAGGTGCGGGGTCCGACCGAGGACGGCCTCACGCTCGAGCTCATCGGCCAGGACACCGGCATCGTCATCGGCCGTCACGGCCAGACCCTCGACGCGATCGAGTACCTCCTGAACCGTATCGTCGCGCAACGCGGACGAACATCGATCCGCATCTCGGTCGACGTCGAAGGCTATCGCGAGCGACGACGTGAGTCGCTCGAGCTGACGGCTCGGCGGCTCGCGGCCCAGGCGAAGAAGACGGGGCGACCCGAGAGCTTGAGCCCGATGAGCCCCAGGGACCGCCGCATAGTCCATCTGGCCCTCAGCGAGGACGAAGGAGTGACGACGCGCAGCGAGGGCGAGGGCTCGTACCGCCGTGTCGTGATCATCCCGTCCCGGTCGGCAGGTCGAGCGCGATCTGGTGCCTAG
- a CDS encoding 16S rRNA (guanine(527)-N(7))-methyltransferase RsmG, translating to MPSATSASILELFSLRLGFSLTPDAIRRIDRFLDTLELWNRRLRLTGTQSREQLIQHHVADALACVPLLPGAGEVLDLGTGAGFPGVVLSCVSPDQTVTLLDSRQRPVSFLNEVIRVADLQGARTILLRAEDAARDGRLAGRQTLVTSRAIRPDTFFRLAKPLLAPGGLAVSMQAPAVSPETIRAMVAPLRLELVELRDYRLPDGDPRRLVVCRVS from the coding sequence GTGCCTAGCGCCACCAGCGCTTCGATTCTCGAACTTTTCAGCCTGCGGCTGGGATTCTCGCTCACCCCCGATGCCATCCGCAGGATCGATCGCTTCCTCGACACGCTGGAACTCTGGAACCGCCGGCTCCGTCTGACCGGCACACAGAGCCGCGAACAGTTGATCCAGCACCACGTCGCCGACGCGTTGGCCTGCGTTCCCTTGCTGCCGGGGGCTGGCGAGGTGCTCGATCTCGGAACGGGGGCAGGCTTCCCTGGCGTGGTCCTCTCCTGTGTGAGTCCCGATCAGACCGTGACGCTCCTCGATTCCCGGCAGCGCCCCGTGAGCTTCTTGAACGAAGTCATCCGGGTCGCCGATCTCCAGGGAGCACGCACGATCCTCCTTCGGGCAGAGGATGCGGCCAGGGACGGGCGACTGGCCGGCCGCCAGACGCTCGTGACGTCGAGAGCGATTCGTCCCGATACGTTCTTCCGACTCGCGAAGCCGCTACTTGCCCCGGGCGGCCTCGCGGTGTCGATGCAAGCGCCGGCCGTTTCCCCGGAAACGATCCGAGCGATGGTTGCACCGCTCCGCCTGGAGCTCGTCGAGCTGCGAGACTACCGTCTTCCCGACGGCGATCCCCGACGGCTCGTCGTCTGCCGCGTCTCCTAG
- a CDS encoding AAA family ATPase: MGRIIAVANQKGGVGKTTTAVNIAAALALDGLRTLLVDCDPQASATTGLGVRPGEGQATTYDLLIGDHIPAGVVCGTSIEQLDLIPATRDLVGAEIELVGLARREFRLRDRLMPIAQPYDFTIIDSPPSLSLLTVNALCAADGVLVPLQAEYYALEGLTALLDTIGRVRDALNPTLALDGLVLTMFDGRNSLAQQVQTEVRTHFGDQVFRTVIPRNVRLSECPSHGLSVLQYDPRSRGAVAYRALAREIATPRAIREPVAAEA; the protein is encoded by the coding sequence ATGGGGCGCATCATCGCGGTCGCGAACCAGAAGGGCGGAGTCGGCAAGACGACGACCGCGGTCAACATCGCCGCCGCGCTCGCGCTCGACGGACTCAGAACGCTGCTCGTCGATTGCGATCCCCAGGCGAGCGCAACCACCGGACTCGGCGTTCGTCCGGGCGAGGGGCAGGCGACGACGTACGATCTGCTGATCGGCGACCACATTCCCGCCGGCGTCGTATGTGGCACGAGCATCGAGCAACTCGATCTCATCCCAGCGACGCGCGATCTCGTCGGTGCGGAGATCGAGCTCGTCGGGCTCGCGCGCCGCGAATTTCGGCTACGCGATCGCCTGATGCCGATCGCGCAGCCGTACGATTTCACGATCATCGATTCGCCGCCCTCGCTGAGTCTGCTGACGGTGAACGCCCTGTGCGCCGCCGATGGCGTCCTCGTGCCGCTCCAGGCGGAATATTACGCGCTCGAAGGTCTCACGGCGCTGCTCGACACGATCGGTCGCGTGCGCGACGCGCTGAATCCGACGCTCGCGCTCGACGGCCTCGTACTGACCATGTTCGACGGGCGGAACAGCCTCGCGCAGCAGGTGCAGACGGAAGTACGGACACACTTCGGCGATCAGGTCTTCCGGACCGTCATCCCACGCAACGTCCGGCTTTCGGAGTGCCCCAGCCACGGCCTGTCGGTGCTGCAGTACGATCCGCGGTCGCGCGGAGCGGTCGCCTATCGGGCGCTCGCGCGCGAGATCGCGACGCCGCGAGCGATCCGTGAGCCGGTCGCTGCAGAGGCTTGA
- a CDS encoding ParB/RepB/Spo0J family partition protein — protein MRKALGRGLEALLPGAPTEPAQPQTRDRIPLAEIRPNPDQPRRHFEEAALESLAQSIRRRGLLQPLVVRRVDGGYELIAGERRLRAAQRAGLDVVPVVVREAGPQERLEIALIENLQREDLTPLEEAEAYRHLIEVYALTQDEVAQAVGKSRPAVANAIRLLSLPDAVKAQLEGGELSAGHARAVLSIDGQRDRIEFARELVADKATKGEAERRAQARRTRETRPGAPTRRRAEDPHWRSLAEELTRALGTRVRLHPRARGGTIEIEFYSEAELTRLVDRLRGAERARAF, from the coding sequence ATGCGCAAAGCGTTGGGTCGCGGCCTCGAGGCGTTGCTGCCGGGAGCCCCCACCGAACCCGCACAGCCACAGACGCGGGACCGGATCCCGCTGGCCGAGATCCGCCCCAATCCCGACCAGCCGCGGCGCCATTTCGAGGAGGCCGCCCTGGAGAGCCTCGCCCAGTCCATCCGCCGTCGGGGGCTCCTCCAGCCCCTGGTCGTGCGCCGAGTGGACGGCGGATACGAGCTGATCGCCGGCGAGCGCCGCCTGCGGGCCGCCCAGCGGGCGGGACTCGACGTCGTGCCGGTGGTCGTGCGCGAGGCCGGCCCACAGGAGCGTCTCGAGATCGCCCTCATCGAAAACCTCCAGCGCGAGGACCTGACCCCGCTCGAAGAGGCCGAAGCCTACCGCCACCTGATCGAGGTCTATGCGCTCACGCAGGACGAGGTGGCGCAGGCCGTAGGCAAGAGCCGCCCGGCCGTGGCGAACGCGATTCGGCTCCTCTCGCTCCCGGACGCCGTCAAGGCGCAGCTCGAGGGCGGGGAGCTCAGCGCGGGCCATGCCCGAGCCGTGCTGTCGATCGACGGCCAGCGGGACCGGATCGAGTTTGCCCGCGAGCTCGTCGCCGACAAGGCGACCAAGGGGGAAGCCGAGCGCCGAGCCCAGGCCCGACGCACGAGGGAGACCCGCCCCGGAGCGCCGACCCGCCGGCGCGCGGAGGACCCGCATTGGCGATCGCTCGCCGAGGAGCTGACCAGGGCCCTCGGAACGCGCGTGCGCCTGCACCCTCGGGCGCGCGGCGGCACGATCGAGATCGAGTTCTACTCCGAGGCGGAGCTCACGCGGCTGGTCGACCGGCTTCGGGGTGCGGAACGCGCGCGAGCGTTTTGA
- a CDS encoding polymer-forming cytoskeletal protein, whose protein sequence is MQERDRARTTGDESTGSNAFLGKGTRIVGKIFFEGPARIEGAVEGEISAQDTLTIGESAVVNAQITGNSVIVHGRVTGDVNARKRLEIRAPGRLVGNISTPSLVIFEGVVFEGQCSMGSDARATDKDRRMAIVFPKDDREAGLTAPPRAAGELGK, encoded by the coding sequence ATGCAGGAGCGCGACAGGGCGAGAACGACTGGTGACGAAAGCACCGGATCGAATGCATTTCTCGGCAAAGGAACACGGATTGTCGGCAAGATCTTCTTCGAAGGGCCCGCGCGCATCGAAGGCGCCGTCGAAGGCGAGATCAGTGCACAGGACACGCTCACCATCGGCGAGAGCGCGGTCGTGAATGCGCAGATCACGGGCAACTCCGTGATCGTCCATGGCCGCGTCACCGGTGACGTCAACGCGCGCAAGCGCCTCGAGATCCGCGCTCCGGGACGCCTGGTGGGTAACATCTCCACTCCGAGCCTCGTCATCTTCGAGGGGGTCGTCTTCGAGGGGCAGTGCAGCATGGGGAGCGATGCGCGCGCGACCGACAAGGATCGCAGAATGGCCATCGTCTTCCCGAAGGACGACCGGGAGGCGGGCCTCACGGCACCACCCCGCGCCGCCGGGGAGCTCGGGAAGTAG
- a CDS encoding ATP synthase F0 subunit B has protein sequence MEIPEEFFKVLLVQIALFVGLWMVLKRFWFEPALKVIAAREKRSHGAIAEAKAAQDEAARLRREHAAALDQAKSEAQRDVQELLREAEVQQRTLITEATEQAHRTMGEVRSQIEREVASARQQLRADVQAMAREVAKTVLGRAI, from the coding sequence ATGGAAATCCCCGAAGAGTTCTTCAAGGTCCTGCTCGTCCAGATTGCGCTCTTCGTGGGGCTTTGGATGGTGCTGAAGCGCTTCTGGTTCGAGCCGGCACTGAAGGTCATCGCGGCGCGCGAGAAGCGTTCCCACGGAGCCATCGCCGAGGCGAAGGCCGCCCAGGACGAAGCGGCGCGTCTTCGACGCGAGCACGCCGCGGCGCTCGACCAGGCCAAGAGCGAAGCACAGCGCGACGTCCAGGAGCTCCTGCGTGAAGCCGAAGTGCAGCAACGAACGCTGATCACCGAAGCGACCGAGCAGGCGCATCGGACGATGGGCGAAGTGCGCAGCCAGATCGAACGGGAGGTCGCGTCCGCCCGGCAGCAGCTGCGCGCCGACGTCCAGGCCATGGCCAGGGAAGTCGCGAAGACCGTCTTGGGACGCGCGATCTGA
- a CDS encoding ATP synthase F0 subunit B: MEHGGHEPSITELGWPLVNFLLFVGLLVWQLRGPIREFFRARTERLRDELAAGEQARKEAEALRARLAKDLADLPATRDRLKADLLATAGRERDQMIAQGKETAERIRNDAKLLAAQELATARRALRQELVGDVVREAGRLVQGALAPQDQERFVREFVDAARSAS; this comes from the coding sequence ATGGAGCACGGGGGCCACGAGCCGTCCATCACGGAGCTGGGTTGGCCGCTGGTCAACTTCCTGCTGTTCGTGGGGCTGCTCGTCTGGCAGCTGCGCGGGCCGATTCGCGAATTCTTCCGCGCGCGCACGGAGCGTCTCCGCGACGAGCTCGCCGCCGGCGAGCAGGCGCGCAAAGAGGCCGAGGCGCTGCGCGCACGGCTCGCGAAGGACCTCGCCGATCTTCCCGCCACGCGCGACCGGCTGAAGGCCGATCTCCTCGCGACGGCGGGGCGCGAGCGCGATCAGATGATCGCGCAGGGCAAGGAGACGGCCGAGCGCATCCGGAACGATGCCAAGCTGCTCGCCGCGCAGGAGCTGGCTACGGCGCGGCGCGCGCTCCGTCAGGAGCTGGTCGGCGACGTCGTTCGGGAGGCGGGTCGGCTCGTGCAGGGCGCGCTCGCCCCCCAGGACCAGGAGCGGTTCGTGCGCGAGTTCGTCGACGCCGCGAGGTCGGCGTCGTGA
- the atpH gene encoding ATP synthase F1 subunit delta — translation MTGGLGRRYAQALIGLARDGGTLVTAGEELARAAATFATPELRNVVINPGVAAVRRRAVVDATVTKLGVSTIVGNLIRLLGDRDRLAVLDDVARAYDALVDRELGRARVKIRSVTKLTDVQIAELEQLARRLTGKSQIVVSTEIDPALIGGVVLDASGTVYDGSVKTQLARLAGSMAGEGA, via the coding sequence GTGACCGGCGGCCTCGGTCGACGCTACGCGCAGGCATTGATCGGCCTCGCGCGCGATGGGGGTACGCTCGTCACGGCGGGCGAAGAGCTGGCACGGGCCGCGGCAACGTTCGCGACGCCCGAGCTCCGCAACGTCGTGATCAATCCCGGAGTCGCCGCGGTCAGGCGCCGCGCGGTCGTGGACGCGACGGTCACCAAGCTCGGCGTCTCGACGATCGTGGGGAACCTGATTCGCCTGCTGGGCGATCGGGATCGCCTCGCGGTGCTGGATGACGTCGCGCGCGCGTACGATGCGCTCGTCGATCGCGAGCTCGGCCGCGCGCGGGTGAAGATCCGCAGCGTGACGAAGCTCACCGACGTCCAGATCGCCGAGCTCGAGCAACTCGCACGGCGACTCACCGGGAAGAGCCAGATCGTCGTGTCCACCGAGATCGATCCCGCGCTCATCGGTGGCGTCGTGCTCGATGCCAGCGGCACCGTGTACGACGGCAGCGTCAAGACTCAGCTCGCCCGCCTGGCCGGCAGCATGGCCGGCGAGGGGGCGTAA
- the atpA gene encoding F0F1 ATP synthase subunit alpha, which yields MQINAAEISDIIRQQIKDYQKQVEVRETGLVLSCGDGIARVYGLDKVAAGELVEFPHNVFGLVLNLEEDNVGVALMGEADLIKEGDEVRRTGRIAEVPVGEALLGRVVNALGQPVDGKGAIKTPHSRRIELKAPGIIAREPVKMPLQTGLKPIDAMIPIGRGQRELIIGDRQTGKTAVAIDTIINQRGGDVQCFYVAIGQKRSTVAQVVDRLSKFGAMDYTTVVVASASDPAPMQFIAPYSGCTMGEYFRDSGRHALVIYDDLSKQATAYRQLSLLLRRPPGREAYPGDVFYLHSRLLERAAKMSPEQGGGSLTALPIIETQAGDVSAYIPTNVISITDGQIFLESDLFYAGVRPAVNVGISVSRVGGNAQIKAMKKVAGPLRLELAQYREMAAFAQFGSDLDAATKRQLDRGVRLVEVMKQGQYVPLAVEKQVAIIYAATNGYLDTLPVAALQRYERELYNFLEAKHPQTLPAVKEKKEITDDVKAKLDAALQDFAKVFAA from the coding sequence ATGCAGATCAACGCTGCGGAAATCAGCGACATCATCCGCCAGCAGATCAAGGACTATCAGAAGCAGGTCGAAGTACGGGAGACCGGGCTGGTCCTCTCGTGCGGCGACGGCATCGCGCGCGTCTACGGGCTCGACAAGGTCGCGGCCGGGGAGCTCGTCGAGTTTCCGCACAACGTCTTCGGCCTCGTGCTGAACCTCGAAGAGGACAACGTCGGCGTGGCGCTCATGGGCGAGGCCGACCTCATCAAGGAAGGCGACGAGGTTCGTCGGACGGGGCGCATCGCAGAGGTGCCGGTCGGCGAGGCGCTGCTCGGACGCGTCGTGAACGCGCTCGGGCAGCCGGTCGACGGCAAGGGCGCGATCAAGACGCCGCACTCCCGGCGCATCGAGCTGAAGGCGCCCGGCATCATCGCACGCGAGCCCGTGAAGATGCCGCTGCAGACTGGGCTCAAGCCCATCGATGCCATGATCCCGATCGGACGCGGCCAGCGCGAGCTGATCATCGGCGATCGCCAGACCGGCAAGACCGCGGTCGCCATCGACACGATCATCAACCAGCGCGGCGGCGACGTGCAGTGCTTCTACGTCGCGATCGGCCAAAAGCGCTCGACGGTCGCGCAGGTCGTCGACCGGCTCTCCAAGTTCGGTGCCATGGACTACACGACAGTCGTCGTTGCGTCGGCGTCGGACCCGGCGCCGATGCAGTTCATCGCGCCCTACAGCGGCTGCACGATGGGCGAGTATTTCCGCGACAGCGGACGGCACGCCCTCGTGATCTACGACGATCTTTCCAAGCAGGCGACCGCGTATCGCCAGCTCTCGCTGCTCCTGCGGCGTCCGCCGGGCCGCGAAGCGTACCCGGGCGACGTCTTCTACTTGCATTCGCGCCTCCTCGAGCGCGCCGCGAAGATGAGCCCCGAGCAGGGCGGTGGCTCGCTGACCGCGTTGCCGATCATCGAAACGCAGGCAGGCGACGTGTCCGCGTACATCCCGACCAACGTGATCTCGATCACGGACGGCCAGATCTTCCTCGAGAGCGATCTCTTCTACGCCGGCGTTCGACCCGCGGTGAACGTCGGCATCTCCGTGTCTCGCGTCGGCGGCAACGCCCAGATCAAGGCCATGAAGAAGGTCGCGGGACCCCTGCGCCTCGAGCTGGCGCAGTACCGCGAGATGGCGGCGTTCGCACAGTTCGGCTCGGACCTCGACGCCGCCACCAAGCGGCAGCTCGATCGCGGCGTGCGCCTGGTCGAGGTGATGAAGCAGGGACAATACGTTCCCCTCGCCGTCGAGAAGCAGGTCGCCATCATCTACGCCGCGACGAACGGGTACCTGGACACCCTGCCCGTCGCGGCGCTCCAGCGCTACGAGCGTGAGCTCTACAACTTCCTCGAAGCCAAGCACCCGCAGACCCTTCCCGCCGTCAAGGAGAAGAAGGAGATCACGGACGACGTGAAGGCCAAGCTCGACGCTGCGCTGCAGGACTTCGCGAAAGTCTTCGCCGCCTAG
- the atpG gene encoding ATP synthase F1 subunit gamma encodes MPSLKALRKRITTVRSTQQITKAMKMVAAAKLRRAQEAAERARPYSAKVAEMFGAVVADLEGSEHPLLARRDEQRIEVVVVTSDRGLCGGYNSNLLRRVEAFAREHTDKRLVVTAVGRKALEFFRRRNFTLVGQQTDVLARPAIDSARAVAEGVTKRFASGETDAVYLLYNAFRSAMSQVPTVTPLLPVTRPERAQGEQPVEYIFEPARPELLALLLPRYIDTLLMQALLESIASEHGARMTAMENATNNASDMIGRLTLSMNRARQAAITTELMEIVSGAEALKG; translated from the coding sequence ATGCCGAGTCTCAAGGCCCTCCGCAAGCGAATCACGACGGTTCGCTCGACCCAGCAGATCACCAAGGCCATGAAGATGGTGGCCGCGGCGAAGCTGCGTCGCGCGCAGGAGGCCGCCGAGCGCGCCCGCCCCTACTCCGCGAAGGTCGCCGAGATGTTCGGCGCCGTGGTCGCGGACCTCGAGGGCAGCGAGCATCCCCTGCTCGCACGGCGGGACGAGCAACGCATCGAGGTCGTGGTCGTGACGAGCGATCGTGGCCTGTGCGGGGGTTACAATTCGAACCTGCTCCGCAGGGTGGAGGCCTTCGCACGCGAGCACACCGACAAGCGGCTCGTCGTCACCGCGGTCGGGCGCAAGGCGCTCGAGTTCTTCCGGCGACGCAACTTCACGCTCGTCGGTCAGCAGACCGACGTCCTGGCCCGGCCCGCGATCGACTCGGCGCGGGCCGTCGCCGAGGGCGTGACGAAGCGGTTCGCGTCTGGCGAGACCGACGCCGTGTACCTGCTCTACAACGCGTTCCGGTCCGCCATGTCCCAGGTTCCGACCGTCACGCCGCTGCTGCCCGTCACGCGCCCGGAGCGGGCGCAGGGCGAGCAGCCGGTCGAATACATCTTCGAGCCGGCGCGGCCCGAGCTGCTGGCGCTCCTCCTGCCCCGCTACATCGATACCCTGCTCATGCAGGCGCTGCTCGAGTCGATCGCGAGCGAGCACGGCGCCCGCATGACGGCCATGGAAAACGCGACCAACAACGCCTCCGACATGATCGGACGCCTCACGTTGTCGATGAACCGCGCCCGCCAGGCGGCGATCACCACAGAGCTGATGGAGATCGTCTCGGGCGCTGAAGCCCTGAAAGGTTGA